One region of Oxalobacteraceae bacterium OTU3CAMAD1 genomic DNA includes:
- a CDS encoding ATP-binding protein — protein MDMFALDDEVSQWETALPTLRGPARLPVLVPLAWHLRQRDSARATALAREGLALLPATALTPEAQTLTSARLRLVEAEAAWLQGRLAEAETLAAAIADQLHAQGDRRGCADTRWLRAWIAIDGGDHQGGIVHLEHMAAIAGQAGDAERVSIAEATIARWAVIEDMRAADLRWGTRFQHFQHHLVADAGATVEPAAPIAPGEQGVAAWIGDYFGTRASQGGHYGAAAGHFIRAYEAARATGQLRAAITAAVNVGLDFAILHDHHAALDWLQRALHLARPTGWPRSVGACLSHTADTMRRLGRLDASADLLAEALAVLAPLPAGRSYASALHFLGELSLERADYAAAFDAFSGLEQRAAALRQADLHSIARRGQAHALCFLGRPQEALAAAGHAIELATAQDHLDNHVAALRVLSEIHARHALPAPRGMTEPNATLHYLHRALAVASRIDGYTLPGDLLDALGAQYARIGDHAQAYASALAAAAARDKTHGQEATNRAIAMQVHHQTERARAEGLHHRLLAASEAHRAELLLQTTATLERLSVIGREITTHLDAGAIFAALNAHVQALLPANTFAIYLCDPGFDTLSRVFGVENGVPLASNTIAVDNPRANAARSLRERAEIYVDDAGPDDIFLAPGTQLMSCALYVPLLVGERTLGVMTVQAARARAYGERERLIFRTLCAYGAIALDNAQAYRQLQDAQAQLVSQQKLAALGALMAGVAHELNTPIGNSLLIASTLHQKTEELAKRLDGPGLRRSDLSTYLEDAVAAHALVMRGLTSAADLVNSFKQVAVDRTTEQRRRFDLQQVAAEVIATMMNRVRACGHRIEVEVPADIAMDSYPGPLGQVIANFINNALLHAFGGDAGSAPGDGGGGGRMWLRASTPADGKVTLVFGDDGAGIAPEHMSRIFDPFFTTKLGQGGSGLGLSISYNIVTSLLGGQITVHSAPGGTTFTLELPLTAPAPAPGTAAARIYH, from the coding sequence ATGGACATGTTTGCGCTCGACGACGAAGTATCGCAGTGGGAAACGGCCCTGCCGACCCTGCGCGGTCCGGCCCGCCTGCCGGTACTGGTGCCGCTCGCCTGGCATTTGCGCCAGCGCGACAGCGCGCGCGCCACCGCCCTCGCCCGCGAAGGGCTAGCCCTGCTGCCGGCCACCGCGCTGACGCCCGAGGCGCAAACCCTGACCTCGGCGCGCCTGCGCCTGGTGGAAGCCGAGGCGGCCTGGCTGCAGGGCCGCCTGGCGGAGGCCGAAACCCTGGCCGCCGCCATCGCCGACCAATTGCACGCGCAGGGCGACCGGCGCGGCTGCGCCGACACCCGCTGGCTGCGCGCGTGGATCGCCATCGACGGCGGCGATCACCAGGGCGGCATCGTCCACCTGGAACACATGGCGGCCATCGCCGGCCAGGCCGGCGACGCCGAACGCGTCTCCATCGCCGAGGCCACCATCGCGCGCTGGGCCGTCATCGAGGACATGCGCGCGGCCGACCTGCGCTGGGGCACGCGCTTTCAACACTTCCAGCACCATCTGGTGGCCGACGCCGGCGCCACGGTGGAACCGGCCGCGCCGATCGCGCCGGGGGAACAAGGCGTGGCGGCGTGGATCGGCGACTACTTCGGCACCCGCGCCAGCCAGGGTGGCCACTACGGCGCCGCCGCCGGCCACTTCATCCGCGCCTACGAGGCCGCGCGCGCCACCGGCCAGCTGCGCGCGGCCATCACCGCCGCCGTCAACGTCGGCCTCGATTTCGCCATCCTGCACGACCACCACGCCGCGCTCGACTGGCTGCAGCGCGCGCTCCACCTGGCCCGCCCCACCGGCTGGCCGCGCAGCGTCGGCGCCTGCCTGTCGCACACGGCCGACACCATGCGCCGCCTGGGCCGGCTCGACGCCAGCGCCGACCTGCTGGCCGAGGCGCTGGCGGTGCTGGCGCCGCTGCCGGCCGGCCGCAGCTACGCCTCGGCGCTGCACTTCCTGGGCGAGCTCTCGCTCGAGCGCGCCGACTACGCCGCCGCGTTCGACGCCTTCAGCGGCCTGGAACAGCGCGCCGCCGCGCTGCGCCAGGCCGACCTGCACAGCATCGCCCGCCGCGGCCAGGCCCACGCGCTGTGCTTCCTCGGCCGCCCGCAGGAGGCGCTGGCCGCCGCCGGGCACGCGATCGAACTGGCCACCGCCCAGGACCACCTGGACAACCACGTGGCCGCGCTGCGGGTGCTGTCGGAGATCCACGCGCGGCACGCGTTGCCGGCGCCACGAGGCATGACCGAGCCTAACGCCACCCTGCACTATCTGCACCGGGCGCTGGCGGTGGCCTCGCGCATCGACGGCTACACCCTGCCGGGCGACCTGCTTGACGCGCTGGGCGCCCAGTATGCCCGCATCGGCGACCATGCCCAGGCCTACGCCTCGGCGCTGGCGGCGGCCGCCGCGCGCGACAAGACCCACGGCCAGGAGGCCACCAACCGCGCCATCGCCATGCAGGTGCACCACCAGACCGAGCGCGCCCGCGCCGAGGGCCTGCACCACCGGTTGCTGGCCGCGTCCGAGGCCCACCGCGCCGAGCTGCTGCTGCAAACCACCGCCACCCTCGAACGGCTGTCGGTGATCGGGCGCGAGATCACCACCCACCTCGACGCCGGCGCCATCTTCGCCGCGCTCAACGCCCACGTCCAGGCGCTGCTGCCGGCCAACACCTTCGCCATCTACCTGTGCGACCCCGGCTTCGACACCCTGAGCCGGGTGTTCGGCGTCGAGAACGGCGTGCCGCTGGCCAGCAACACCATCGCCGTCGACAATCCGCGCGCCAACGCCGCGCGCAGCCTGCGCGAGCGCGCCGAGATCTACGTCGACGACGCCGGCCCGGACGACATCTTCCTCGCGCCCGGCACGCAACTGATGTCGTGCGCGTTGTACGTGCCGCTGCTGGTCGGCGAGCGCACGCTGGGCGTGATGACGGTGCAGGCGGCCCGCGCGCGCGCCTACGGCGAGCGCGAACGGCTGATCTTCCGCACCTTGTGCGCCTACGGCGCCATCGCGCTCGACAACGCCCAGGCCTACCGCCAGCTGCAGGACGCGCAGGCGCAGCTGGTGTCGCAGCAAAAGCTGGCGGCGCTCGGCGCGCTGATGGCCGGCGTCGCCCACGAATTGAACACGCCGATCGGCAACAGCCTGCTGATCGCCAGCACCCTGCACCAAAAGACCGAAGAGCTGGCCAAGCGCCTGGACGGCCCCGGCCTGCGCCGCTCCGACCTGTCGACCTACCTGGAGGACGCCGTCGCCGCGCACGCGCTGGTCATGCGCGGGCTCACCAGCGCGGCCGACCTGGTCAACAGCTTCAAGCAGGTGGCGGTCGACCGCACCACCGAGCAGCGCCGCCGCTTCGACCTGCAGCAGGTGGCCGCCGAGGTGATCGCCACGATGATGAACCGGGTGCGCGCCTGCGGCCACCGCATCGAGGTCGAGGTGCCGGCCGATATCGCCATGGACAGCTATCCCGGCCCGCTGGGCCAGGTCATCGCCAATTTCATCAACAACGCGCTGCTGCACGCGTTCGGCGGCGATGCCGGCTCCGCTCCGGGCGACGGCGGCGGCGGCGGGCGCATGTGGCTGCGGGCGTCGACGCCGGCCGACGGCAAAGTGACCCTGGTGTTCGGCGACGACGGCGCCGGCATCGCGCCCGAGCACATGTCGCGCATCTTCGATCCGTTCTTCACCACCAAGCTGGGCCAGGGCGGCAGCGGGCTGGGATTGTCGATCAGTTATAATATTGTCACGTCCCTGCTGGGCGGGCAGATCACCGTCCACAGCGCCCCCGGCGGCACCACCTTCACCCTGGAGCTGCCGCTGACCGCGCCGGCGCCGGCGCCCGGGACGGCGGCGGCGCGGATCTACCACTAA
- the argF gene encoding ornithine carbamoyltransferase, with the protein MPIQKPIKHYLQFSDFTLAEYEYVIERAHLIKRKFKNYEIYHPLIDRTLVMVFEKNSTRTRLSFEAGMHQLGGAAIYLNTRDSQLGRGEPVEDAGQVMSRMCDIIMVRTFGQDIIERFAAHSRVPVINGLTNEHHPCQVFADIFTFYEHRGPIAGKTVAWIGDANNMLYSWLQAAEVFGFHVNVSTPKGYDMDMSLVTTDRYTFFANPADACEGAHLVNTDVWTSMGYEEENAARIKAFDGWIVDGAKMARAAPDALFMHCLPAHRGEEVAAEVIDGPQSVVWDEAENRLHIQKALIEYLLLGRLDAQ; encoded by the coding sequence ATGCCTATCCAAAAACCGATCAAGCATTACCTGCAGTTTTCCGACTTCACGTTGGCCGAATACGAATACGTCATCGAGCGCGCGCACCTGATCAAGCGAAAGTTCAAGAATTACGAGATCTACCACCCGCTGATCGACCGCACCCTGGTCATGGTGTTCGAGAAGAACTCCACCCGCACCCGCCTGTCGTTCGAGGCCGGCATGCACCAGCTGGGCGGCGCCGCCATCTACCTGAACACGCGCGACTCCCAGCTGGGACGCGGCGAGCCGGTGGAAGACGCCGGCCAGGTGATGAGCCGGATGTGCGACATCATCATGGTGCGCACCTTCGGCCAGGACATCATCGAGCGCTTCGCCGCTCATTCGCGCGTGCCGGTGATTAACGGCCTGACCAACGAGCACCACCCGTGCCAGGTGTTCGCCGACATCTTCACCTTCTACGAGCACCGCGGCCCGATCGCCGGCAAGACCGTGGCGTGGATCGGCGACGCCAACAACATGCTGTATTCGTGGCTGCAGGCGGCCGAGGTGTTCGGCTTCCACGTCAACGTCTCCACGCCCAAGGGCTACGACATGGACATGTCGCTGGTGACGACCGACCGCTACACCTTCTTCGCCAACCCGGCCGACGCCTGCGAAGGCGCGCACCTGGTCAACACCGACGTGTGGACCAGCATGGGCTACGAAGAGGAAAACGCCGCCCGCATCAAAGCCTTCGACGGCTGGATCGTCGACGGCGCCAAGATGGCGCGCGCCGCGCCCGACGCGCTGTTCATGCACTGCCTGCCCGCCCACCGCGGAGAGGAAGTGGCCGCCGAGGTGATCGACGGCCCGCAGTCGGTAGTCTGGGACGAGGCGGAAAACCGCCTCCACATCCAGAAGGCGCTGATCGAATACCTGCTGCTCGGCCGCCTCGACGCGCAGTGA
- a CDS encoding argininosuccinate synthase: protein MSDIKKVVLAYSGGLDTSVILKWLQDNYQCEIVTFTADLGQGEELEPARAKAIKFGIKPENIYIDDVREEFVRDFVFPMFRANTVYEGEYLLGTSIARPLIAKRLIEIANETGADAISHGATGKGNDQVRFELGAYALKPGVKVIAPWREWDLLSREKLLKYAEDAGIAIDMKHKNGGAPYSMDANLLHISFEGRHLENPSAEAEESMWRWSVSPENAPDQAEYLDLEYERGDIVAINGVRMSPATVLTELNRVGGKHGIGRLDLVENRYVGMKSRGCYETPGGTIMLKGHRAIESITLDREVAHLKDDLMPRYASMIYNGYWWAPERVALQTLIDHTQATVNGWVRIKLYKGNVIVVSRDSKTDSLFDMNIATFDEDGGAYNQADAGGFIKLNALRMRIAANARLKRGQ, encoded by the coding sequence ATGAGCGATATTAAAAAAGTAGTCCTCGCCTACTCGGGCGGCCTCGATACCTCCGTCATCCTCAAATGGCTGCAGGATAACTACCAGTGCGAAATCGTCACCTTCACCGCCGACCTGGGCCAGGGCGAAGAGCTGGAGCCGGCGCGCGCCAAGGCGATCAAGTTCGGCATCAAGCCGGAGAACATCTACATCGACGACGTGCGCGAGGAGTTCGTCCGCGACTTCGTGTTCCCGATGTTCCGCGCCAATACCGTCTACGAAGGCGAATACCTGCTGGGCACCTCGATCGCCCGTCCGCTGATCGCCAAGCGCCTGATCGAAATCGCCAACGAGACCGGCGCCGACGCCATCTCGCACGGCGCCACCGGCAAGGGCAACGACCAGGTGCGCTTCGAACTGGGCGCCTACGCGCTGAAACCAGGCGTCAAAGTGATCGCCCCATGGCGCGAGTGGGACCTGCTGTCGCGCGAAAAACTGCTGAAGTACGCGGAAGACGCGGGCATCGCCATCGACATGAAGCACAAGAACGGCGGCGCGCCGTACTCGATGGACGCCAACCTGCTGCACATCTCCTTCGAAGGCCGCCACCTGGAAAACCCGAGCGCCGAAGCCGAGGAAAGCATGTGGCGCTGGAGCGTGAGCCCGGAGAACGCGCCCGACCAGGCCGAGTACCTGGACCTGGAATACGAGCGCGGCGACATCGTCGCCATCAACGGCGTGCGCATGTCGCCGGCCACTGTGCTGACCGAACTCAATCGCGTCGGCGGCAAGCATGGCATCGGCCGTCTGGACCTGGTGGAAAACCGCTACGTCGGCATGAAGTCGCGCGGCTGCTACGAAACCCCGGGCGGCACCATCATGCTCAAGGGCCACCGCGCCATCGAGTCGATCACGCTGGACCGCGAAGTGGCCCACCTGAAGGACGACCTGATGCCGCGCTACGCGTCGATGATCTACAACGGCTACTGGTGGGCGCCGGAGCGCGTCGCGCTGCAAACCCTGATCGACCACACGCAAGCGACCGTCAACGGCTGGGTGCGGATCAAGCTTTACAAGGGCAACGTGATCGTCGTCTCGCGCGATTCCAAGACCGACTCCCTGTTTGATATGAACATCGCCACCTTCGACGAAGACGGCGGCGCCTACAACCAGGCCGACGCCGGCGGCTTCATCAAACTGAACGCGCTGCGCATGCGGATCGCCGCCAACGCGCGCCTCAAGCGCGGTCAATAA
- a CDS encoding methyl-accepting chemotaxis protein codes for MLKDLGIKTKLAIGFGAIVAIILVLLLVAFTNFSKLSAASDWDRHTQEVLLEVTVIDNAMLQVQSANRGFMLTGVEAIAAPLVAAEALVRTQIDKIALLTRDNPSQQARIAKLRPLFDQWMHNTVEPLVAKRRALNKSVGMSVQAATIDDIRGGTATVNAIRQLIGEITAEEKRLLDQRSTTAAELQRTMLLLLGVGGAACVLLAIVVGMVLTKALLAPLNNLTHAVGRIAAGEQSARAPVLSADELGKVTVEFNRMAQSIQDSQANEQAATNLLKSKVDSLLGVVSKAASGDLTGRIEVAGADAIGQLAHGLDRMFENLRALLNNVQKAGIQVTTSATQIAASTKQQEATGIEQAQTSIEILSTTKQISANTAELLKTMEDATAVADYTTNATAEAQNNLQRMDGTMQHMVSATDSINAKLAALSEKASNINSVLITITKVADQTNILSLNAAIEAEKAGDAGRGFSVVATEIRRLADQTSVSTWDIEQMLKEMQSAVSASVMGMDKFSEEIRRSVGEVRQVTDQLSGVMDQVQKLAPQFDAVLQGMQSQAVGAQQISETMMQLNDATQQTVDSLKATSEAVHQLQYAAGDLQTSVANFAVAA; via the coding sequence ATGCTTAAAGACCTCGGTATCAAGACAAAACTCGCCATCGGCTTCGGCGCCATCGTCGCCATCATCCTGGTGCTGCTGCTGGTGGCGTTCACCAATTTCAGCAAGCTCTCGGCCGCCAGCGACTGGGACCGCCACACGCAGGAAGTACTGCTCGAAGTGACCGTCATCGACAACGCCATGCTGCAGGTGCAAAGCGCCAACCGCGGCTTCATGCTGACCGGCGTCGAGGCCATCGCCGCGCCGCTGGTCGCGGCCGAGGCGCTGGTGCGCACTCAGATCGACAAGATCGCCCTGCTCACGCGCGACAATCCGTCGCAGCAGGCGCGCATCGCCAAACTGCGGCCGCTGTTCGACCAGTGGATGCACAACACCGTCGAGCCGCTGGTGGCCAAGCGCCGCGCGTTGAACAAGAGCGTCGGCATGTCGGTGCAGGCGGCCACGATCGACGACATCCGGGGCGGCACCGCCACCGTGAACGCCATCCGCCAGCTGATCGGCGAGATCACCGCCGAGGAAAAGCGCCTGCTCGATCAGCGCTCGACCACCGCCGCAGAACTGCAGCGCACCATGCTGCTGTTGCTGGGCGTCGGCGGCGCCGCCTGCGTGCTGCTGGCCATCGTGGTCGGCATGGTCCTGACCAAGGCGCTGCTGGCGCCCCTCAACAACCTGACCCACGCGGTCGGCCGCATCGCCGCCGGCGAGCAGTCGGCGCGCGCGCCGGTGCTGTCGGCCGATGAACTGGGCAAGGTCACCGTCGAATTCAACCGCATGGCGCAATCGATCCAGGACAGCCAGGCCAACGAGCAAGCCGCCACCAACCTGCTCAAGTCCAAGGTCGATTCGCTGCTCGGCGTGGTGTCCAAGGCCGCCTCGGGCGACCTGACCGGCCGCATCGAGGTCGCCGGCGCCGACGCCATCGGCCAGCTGGCGCATGGCCTCGACCGCATGTTCGAGAACCTGCGCGCCCTGCTCAACAACGTGCAGAAGGCCGGCATCCAGGTCACCACTTCGGCCACCCAGATCGCCGCCTCGACCAAGCAGCAGGAGGCCACCGGCATCGAACAGGCGCAGACCAGCATCGAGATCCTCAGCACCACCAAGCAGATCTCCGCCAACACGGCCGAGCTGCTCAAAACGATGGAGGACGCCACCGCCGTCGCCGACTACACCACCAACGCCACCGCCGAAGCCCAGAACAACCTGCAGCGCATGGACGGCACCATGCAGCACATGGTATCGGCCACCGATTCGATCAACGCCAAGCTGGCCGCGCTGTCGGAAAAGGCGTCCAACATCAACAGCGTTTTGATCACCATCACCAAGGTCGCCGACCAGACCAACATCCTCTCGCTCAACGCCGCCATCGAGGCCGAGAAGGCCGGCGACGCCGGCCGCGGATTCTCGGTCGTGGCCACCGAGATCCGCCGCCTGGCCGACCAGACCTCGGTGTCGACCTGGGACATCGAACAGATGCTCAAGGAGATGCAATCGGCCGTCTCGGCCAGCGTGATGGGCATGGACAAATTCTCCGAGGAGATCCGCCGCAGCGTCGGCGAGGTGCGCCAGGTGACCGACCAGCTCTCCGGCGTGATGGACCAGGTGCAAAAACTGGCGCCGCAGTTCGACGCCGTGCTGCAGGGGATGCAGTCGCAGGCGGTTGGCGCGCAGCAGATCTCGGAGACGATGATGCAGCTGAACGACGCCACCCAGCAGACGGTCGACTCGCTCAAGGCCACCAGCGAGGCGGTGCACCAATTGCAGTACGCCGCCGGCGACCTGCAAACGAGCGTCGCCAATTTTGCCGTCGCGGCCTAA
- a CDS encoding methyl-accepting chemotaxis protein — protein MLKHFSIKTKLYLGFGAILAIILLLLTIAYNRFNSLSDANALDRHTMVVIQAIDGLRNDLLQVQVEARGYYLTGAPVRLERTRKELLDIPASIHRLQGLVRDNPPQLERFKKLESMIDVWAKDVIASQLALREQMGDKPGAADAMGRTPQLAGGNSVIGGVYKFMNDAAAEENRLLAERTAAAESLQASMRLVLSAGGVACVALGALVAWLLVRALSAPINNLTHAVGRIAAGDQSARAPVLSADELGKVTVEFNRMAQSIQDSQANELAATNLLKSKVDSLLGVVSKAASGDLTGRIEITGADAIGQLGHGLDRMFENLRALLNNVQKAGIQVTTSATEIAASAKQQEATGIEQAQTSVEILSTTKEISANTIQLLKTMEDATAVADYTTSATAEAQGNLKRMDGTMQHMVSATDSINAKLAALSEKASNINSVLITITKVADQTNILSLNAAIEAEKAGDAGRGFSVVATEIRRLADQTSVSTWDIEQMLKEMQSAVSASVMGMDKFSEEIRRSVGEVRQVTDQLSGVMDQVQKLAPQFDAVLQGMQSQAVGAQQISETMMQLNDATQQTVESLKATSEAVHQLQYAAGDLQTSVANFAVAV, from the coding sequence ATGTTGAAGCACTTTAGCATCAAGACCAAACTGTATCTGGGCTTCGGCGCCATCCTGGCCATCATCCTGCTGCTGCTGACGATCGCCTACAACCGGTTTAACAGCCTGTCGGACGCCAACGCGCTAGACCGCCACACGATGGTCGTGATCCAGGCCATCGACGGCCTGCGCAACGATTTGCTGCAAGTGCAGGTGGAGGCGCGCGGCTATTACCTCACCGGCGCGCCGGTGCGCCTTGAGCGCACACGCAAGGAGCTGCTCGACATCCCCGCCTCGATCCACCGGCTGCAAGGCCTTGTGCGCGACAATCCGCCCCAGCTGGAGCGGTTCAAGAAGCTCGAATCGATGATCGACGTCTGGGCCAAGGACGTCATCGCCTCGCAACTGGCGCTGCGCGAACAAATGGGCGACAAGCCCGGCGCCGCCGACGCCATGGGCCGCACGCCGCAACTAGCCGGCGGCAATTCGGTCATCGGCGGCGTCTACAAATTCATGAACGACGCGGCCGCCGAGGAAAACCGGCTGCTGGCCGAGCGCACCGCCGCCGCCGAGAGCCTGCAAGCGAGCATGCGGCTGGTGCTGTCGGCCGGCGGCGTGGCCTGCGTGGCGCTGGGGGCGCTGGTGGCCTGGCTGCTGGTGCGGGCGCTGTCCGCGCCGATCAACAATCTCACCCACGCCGTCGGGCGCATCGCCGCCGGCGACCAGTCGGCGCGCGCGCCGGTGCTGTCGGCCGATGAACTGGGCAAGGTCACCGTCGAATTCAACCGCATGGCGCAGTCGATCCAGGACAGCCAGGCCAACGAGCTGGCGGCCACCAACCTGCTCAAGTCCAAGGTCGACTCGCTGCTGGGCGTGGTGTCCAAGGCCGCCTCGGGCGACCTGACCGGCCGCATCGAGATCACCGGCGCCGACGCCATCGGCCAATTGGGCCATGGGCTCGACCGCATGTTCGAGAACCTGCGCGCCCTGCTCAACAACGTGCAGAAGGCCGGCATCCAGGTCACCACCTCGGCCACCGAGATCGCCGCCTCGGCCAAGCAGCAGGAGGCCACCGGCATCGAACAGGCGCAGACCAGCGTCGAGATCCTCAGCACCACCAAGGAGATCTCCGCCAACACTATCCAGCTGCTCAAGACGATGGAGGACGCCACCGCCGTCGCCGACTACACCACCAGCGCCACCGCCGAGGCCCAGGGCAACCTTAAACGCATGGACGGCACCATGCAGCACATGGTCTCGGCCACTGATTCGATCAACGCCAAGCTGGCCGCGCTGTCGGAGAAAGCGTCCAACATCAACAGCGTTTTGATCACCATCACCAAGGTCGCCGACCAGACCAACATCCTCTCGCTCAACGCCGCCATCGAGGCCGAGAAGGCCGGCGACGCCGGCCGGGGATTCTCCGTCGTGGCCACGGAGATCCGCCGCCTGGCCGACCAGACCTCCGTGTCGACCTGGGACATCGAACAGATGCTCAAGGAGATGCAGTCGGCCGTCTCGGCCAGCGTGATGGGCATGGACAAATTCTCCGAGGAGATCCGCCGCAGCGTCGGCGAGGTGCGCCAAGTGACCGACCAGCTCTCCGGCGTGATGGACCAGGTGCAGAAACTGGCGCCGCAGTTCGACGCCGTGCTGCAGGGGATGCAGTCGCAGGCGGTCGGCGCGCAGCAGATCTCGGAGACGATGATGCAGCTGAACGACGCCACCCAGCAGACGGTGGAGTCGCTCAAGGCCACCAGCGAGGCGGTGCACCAGTTGCAGTACGCGGCCGGCGACCTGCAAACGAGCGTGGCCAACTTCGCCGTCGCGGTCTAG
- a CDS encoding chemotaxis protein CheW, which translates to MKLLVFHIGADRYGLRLRDVVRVVPLLELKHLPLAPDAVAGLMDYHGRSVPVIDLCRISGLPTGEDYFDTRIIVVDYHTPEGTSHPLGLRAERVLGVQEVGEARLTDSGVLAAPFLGQVAGDAEGMLQLVELEQLLPAPLRATLFQTATDALP; encoded by the coding sequence ATGAAACTGCTCGTCTTCCACATCGGCGCCGACCGCTATGGCCTGCGCCTGCGCGACGTGGTGCGCGTGGTGCCGCTGCTCGAGCTCAAACACCTGCCGCTGGCGCCCGACGCCGTGGCCGGCCTGATGGACTACCACGGCCGCTCGGTGCCGGTGATCGATCTGTGCCGCATCAGCGGCCTGCCCACCGGCGAGGATTATTTCGACACCCGCATCATCGTGGTCGATTACCACACGCCGGAAGGGACCAGCCATCCGCTCGGGCTGCGCGCCGAGCGCGTGCTGGGCGTCCAGGAAGTGGGCGAGGCGCGCCTGACCGACAGCGGCGTGCTGGCCGCGCCCTTCCTCGGCCAGGTGGCCGGCGACGCCGAGGGCATGCTGCAACTGGTCGAACTGGAGCAGCTGCTACCGGCGCCGTTGCGCGCCACGCTGTTCCAGACTGCAACGGACGCGCTGCCATGA
- a CDS encoding methyltransferase, whose product MTQAQTMLHAATGLSLSKAVADRAIRQRVEVTGARDAGAYLEGMTPEELEALVELVVVPESWFYRDQQAFHAAADYLATRLAAAPERMLRLLSVPCAGGEEPYTMAMALSDAGIAHDRFIIDAVDISKGCIERARTGIYGRNAFRNQDLGFRERHFTGCDGDEFRINDDIRKQVRFKQGNLLEADLDARTGSYDVIFCRNLLIYFDKPTTRAAIAKLDQLLRRDGLLFVGYAEVPSLCQNGFAPLPYAQAFGLTREAAVERRKVARVAPPASSLPPPPARPPTLPPRPASTTASTAAPTHARSQRPPSAPSTPAAAGDLLADARRLADLGQLKEAEGKCRDYLAQVPDSAEAYFILGLLNELTKKLRQAEDYWKRCIYLQPDHYEALCHLALLAETNSDAATAAALKARAARIYKRQQAS is encoded by the coding sequence ATGACCCAGGCCCAAACCATGCTGCACGCCGCGACCGGCCTGAGCCTGTCGAAGGCCGTCGCCGACCGCGCCATCCGGCAGCGCGTGGAGGTGACCGGCGCGCGCGACGCCGGCGCCTACCTGGAGGGCATGACGCCGGAGGAACTGGAAGCGCTGGTGGAGCTGGTGGTGGTGCCGGAATCGTGGTTCTACCGCGACCAGCAAGCCTTCCATGCGGCGGCAGACTATCTCGCCACGCGACTGGCGGCCGCGCCGGAGCGCATGCTGCGCCTCCTGTCGGTGCCGTGCGCCGGCGGCGAGGAACCCTACACGATGGCGATGGCGCTGTCGGACGCCGGCATCGCCCACGACCGCTTCATCATCGACGCCGTCGATATCAGTAAGGGCTGCATCGAGCGCGCCAGGACCGGCATCTATGGCCGCAACGCTTTCCGCAACCAGGACCTGGGCTTCCGCGAGCGCCATTTCACCGGCTGCGACGGCGACGAGTTCCGCATCAACGACGATATCCGCAAGCAGGTGCGCTTCAAGCAAGGCAATCTACTGGAAGCGGACCTGGACGCGCGCACCGGCTCCTACGACGTCATCTTCTGCCGCAACCTGCTGATCTACTTCGACAAGCCGACCACGCGCGCGGCCATCGCCAAGCTCGATCAGCTGCTGCGGCGCGACGGCCTGCTGTTCGTCGGCTATGCGGAAGTGCCGTCGCTGTGCCAGAACGGCTTCGCGCCGCTGCCGTACGCGCAGGCATTCGGCTTGACCCGCGAAGCGGCCGTTGAACGGCGCAAGGTGGCGCGCGTGGCGCCGCCGGCGTCTTCCCTGCCGCCGCCGCCCGCCCGGCCGCCCACCCTGCCGCCGCGCCCTGCGTCCACCACCGCGTCCACCGCCGCGCCCACGCACGCCCGTTCGCAGCGTCCTCCTTCCGCGCCGTCCACTCCGGCGGCGGCCGGCGACCTGCTGGCCGACGCGCGCCGCCTGGCCGATCTGGGACAACTCAAGGAAGCCGAGGGCAAATGCCGCGATTATCTGGCACAGGTGCCCGATTCGGCCGAGGCCTACTTCATACTCGGGCTGCTCAACGAGTTGACCAAGAAGCTGCGGCAGGCGGAGGACTACTGGAAGCGCTGCATCTACCTGCAGCCGGACCACTACGAAGCGTTGTGCCATCTGGCCCTGCTGGCCGAAACCAACAGCGACGCGGCCACCGCCGCCGCGCTCAAGGCGCGCGCGGCGCGCATCTACAAACGCCAGCAGGCATCATAA